In uncultured Cohaesibacter sp., a genomic segment contains:
- a CDS encoding ABC transporter ATP-binding protein: protein MSSLELSNVTKKFGTQETLKGIDLSLESGEFLVLLGASGCGKSTLLNLISGLLDPSSGSITLEGRRLNGTHPKDRDIAMVFQSYALYPNLTVGRNIGFGLEMRNVPKAEREKAVLDAAKVLQIDHLLDRKPSDLSGGQRQRVAIGRALVRKPKLFLFDEPLSNLDAKLRMEMRGELKRLHQMLGVTIVYVTHDQIEAMTLATRVAVMRDGHIEQLGTPEEIYNRPATTFVADFMGSPPINMFKGQHLPETRLIELELADTPIALDEAVMSACTQDIPAKLILGIRPEAFGLEPIKGGISIDCVVEIVELTGPEKIVSLDVRGQRVIATFKPEQNFKPGDKVTLHASKDKISIFDAETGKCWS from the coding sequence ATGAGTTCGCTTGAACTTTCCAACGTTACGAAAAAATTCGGAACGCAAGAGACCCTCAAGGGCATCGACCTTTCGCTGGAAAGCGGCGAATTTCTCGTGCTGCTGGGCGCATCGGGTTGCGGCAAGTCCACCTTGCTCAATCTCATTTCCGGACTGCTTGATCCCAGTTCGGGCAGCATCACATTGGAAGGGCGCAGGCTGAATGGCACTCACCCCAAGGATCGTGACATTGCCATGGTTTTCCAGTCCTATGCGCTCTATCCCAACCTGACGGTCGGGCGCAATATCGGCTTTGGGCTTGAGATGCGCAATGTGCCCAAGGCAGAGCGGGAAAAGGCCGTGCTGGATGCTGCCAAGGTGTTGCAGATCGATCATCTGCTCGATCGCAAGCCGTCAGACCTGTCGGGTGGCCAGCGCCAGCGGGTTGCAATCGGTCGGGCACTGGTGCGCAAGCCCAAACTGTTCCTGTTTGACGAGCCCCTCTCCAACCTCGATGCCAAACTGCGCATGGAAATGCGCGGCGAACTCAAGCGGCTGCACCAGATGCTTGGTGTCACCATCGTCTATGTCACCCATGACCAGATCGAGGCGATGACGCTGGCAACCCGCGTTGCCGTGATGCGCGACGGTCATATCGAGCAGTTGGGCACACCGGAAGAAATCTATAACAGGCCCGCGACGACCTTTGTCGCCGACTTCATGGGGTCGCCCCCGATCAACATGTTCAAGGGGCAGCATCTGCCCGAAACAAGGCTGATCGAGCTGGAGCTGGCCGACACGCCCATTGCGCTGGATGAAGCGGTGATGTCTGCCTGCACACAGGATATTCCCGCCAAGCTCATCTTGGGTATCAGGCCCGAAGCCTTCGGGCTGGAGCCGATAAAAGGCGGCATATCCATCGACTGCGTGGTGGAGATTGTCGAACTGACCGGACCGGAAAAGATCGTATCGCTTGATGTCCGCGGGCAAAGGGTGATCGCCACCTTCAAACCGGAGCAGAATTTCAAGCCCGGCGACAAGGTCACCCTGCATGCTTCGAAAGACAAGATCTCGATCTTTGACGCAGAAACGGGAAAATGCTGGTCCTGA
- a CDS encoding alpha/beta hydrolase-fold protein, whose protein sequence is MSMHSSFSALALAGYLAICLAPQAVSAPAMQKPLQPVKTITALKAPLALDVVAQQPISLRLLGAAGALVNLSIETGGAPFNVALKGDSGKHYRQFLTEGQGRKHIVFLLPEEAAHLFIESPVAGQIILTQTSMIAAAELVPPPRIYQSPRLQHLADNLAESGATEAFWSEIGREGTPLVEAGKEGETLLTFLARGARQNVKMLGGPANDIYPLERLGDSDVWFRTVSVPAGTLFSYQLATDIPDFSGPDRARRVAILAKAKADPLNRHPWPETAPDAYNQSSTFRVAGGALKPWFTTHAQAQGKLTHHRLASQALKNERDIWIYRSPGVEPSNEETPFLFVFDGEQFLKEGHLERSIDALVEAGKIPPLVAIFLSSIDNVVRAEELPDRDAFADFMAGELRSFVAAQTGMTPKAERSILAGSSFGGLGATTIALKHPEAFGNVLSLSGSYWWSPKGAYSGDNMVARRVATGQQEAVRFYLAAGLFESTRGDGFASILEPNRHLRDVLTARNYTVIHEEYPSAHDMFAWREILPQGLIALLGASNVDRDASVE, encoded by the coding sequence ATGTCTATGCATTCCAGCTTCTCTGCCCTTGCCTTGGCGGGGTACCTTGCCATCTGCCTTGCCCCTCAAGCCGTGAGTGCCCCCGCCATGCAGAAGCCTTTGCAACCCGTCAAAACCATCACTGCCCTCAAGGCACCCCTCGCGCTTGATGTTGTAGCCCAGCAGCCCATCTCACTGCGACTGCTCGGGGCGGCTGGAGCGCTGGTCAATCTGTCCATCGAGACCGGGGGAGCCCCATTCAATGTGGCGCTCAAGGGAGACAGCGGCAAGCATTACCGCCAGTTCCTGACCGAAGGGCAAGGGCGCAAGCATATTGTCTTCCTGCTGCCCGAAGAGGCGGCTCATCTCTTCATAGAGAGCCCGGTTGCTGGCCAGATTATCCTTACCCAAACCAGCATGATCGCCGCCGCAGAGCTCGTGCCACCGCCGCGCATCTATCAGAGCCCGCGCCTGCAACACCTTGCGGACAATTTGGCAGAGAGCGGCGCGACGGAAGCTTTCTGGAGCGAGATTGGCCGCGAGGGAACGCCACTGGTCGAAGCGGGCAAAGAGGGGGAGACGCTGCTGACCTTTCTGGCACGCGGTGCCAGGCAGAATGTTAAAATGCTCGGCGGTCCGGCCAATGATATCTATCCGCTTGAGCGGTTGGGCGACAGCGATGTCTGGTTCCGGACAGTATCGGTTCCGGCAGGCACGCTGTTTTCCTACCAACTAGCCACCGATATACCCGACTTTTCTGGGCCGGACAGAGCGCGGCGTGTTGCCATATTGGCCAAAGCCAAGGCCGATCCCCTCAACCGGCATCCCTGGCCGGAAACGGCTCCGGACGCCTATAACCAGTCCTCGACCTTCCGCGTGGCCGGAGGTGCTTTAAAGCCATGGTTCACCACGCATGCCCAAGCACAGGGCAAACTGACCCATCACCGCCTTGCCAGTCAGGCACTGAAAAATGAAAGAGACATCTGGATCTATCGCAGCCCCGGCGTCGAGCCATCCAATGAAGAGACGCCCTTCCTGTTTGTCTTTGATGGCGAGCAGTTTCTGAAGGAGGGCCATCTGGAACGCAGCATCGATGCGCTGGTCGAGGCTGGCAAGATCCCGCCACTGGTGGCCATTTTCCTTTCCTCGATCGACAATGTGGTCCGGGCCGAAGAATTGCCCGACAGAGATGCCTTTGCCGACTTCATGGCCGGTGAGTTGCGCTCCTTTGTCGCCGCTCAAACCGGCATGACACCAAAGGCCGAGCGCAGCATTCTTGCCGGCTCGAGCTTTGGCGGTCTGGGCGCGACGACCATTGCCCTCAAGCATCCCGAGGCCTTTGGCAATGTGCTCTCGCTCTCCGGCTCCTACTGGTGGTCACCAAAGGGGGCCTATTCAGGTGACAATATGGTCGCCCGACGCGTGGCAACTGGCCAGCAAGAGGCTGTGCGCTTCTATTTGGCGGCCGGTCTTTTTGAAAGCACAAGGGGCGATGGCTTTGCCAGCATACTCGAACCCAACAGGCATTTGCGCGACGTGCTGACCGCCAGAAATTACACGGTCATTCACGAGGAATATCCCAGCGCGCATGACATGTTTGCATGGCGTGAAATCCTGCCTCAGGGCCTGATTGCCCTGCTGGGCGCGTCCAATGTCGATAGGGATGCGAGTGTTGAATAG
- a CDS encoding carbohydrate kinase family protein, with protein sequence MKNECLALATVGNVNVDLIMGPVAPNLESGTECIVEHDELRVGGAAGNVALAWQALGCPYQIAANIGSDHFGEWLRGRFGKAAANWPIAEGGTTVSVGVTHPDGERTFLTTRGHLLALCWPEVEAMLDWQKLSGGVLLLCGCFLTDRLTADYASLFAHAKRHDVAIALDTGWPLDGWTEEVKAATLGWLSHSQYLLFNEIEATSLSGISDPQKAAHWLLDHMPEGGTVIIKRGGKGALLVRTDCSLSCPAPKVELIDSIGAGDVFNAAFFAARTKGAQWQEAMQAAVATASLAISTHPRRYRETNEGETIHEFA encoded by the coding sequence ATGAAGAATGAATGCTTAGCGCTGGCGACGGTTGGCAATGTCAATGTCGATCTCATCATGGGGCCCGTCGCGCCAAACCTTGAGAGCGGTACGGAATGTATCGTCGAACATGACGAATTGCGCGTTGGCGGTGCAGCCGGCAATGTTGCGCTCGCCTGGCAGGCGCTGGGCTGTCCCTATCAGATTGCGGCCAATATCGGCTCTGATCATTTCGGCGAATGGCTGCGCGGCCGTTTTGGCAAGGCGGCCGCAAATTGGCCCATTGCCGAGGGCGGCACCACGGTTTCGGTCGGCGTGACCCATCCGGACGGGGAACGCACCTTTCTAACGACCAGAGGGCATCTGCTGGCTCTTTGCTGGCCCGAGGTGGAAGCCATGCTTGACTGGCAGAAACTTTCAGGCGGCGTGCTGCTGCTGTGCGGCTGTTTCCTGACCGACAGGCTGACGGCTGACTATGCCAGCCTGTTTGCCCATGCAAAGCGCCATGATGTGGCAATCGCGCTGGATACCGGCTGGCCGCTGGATGGCTGGACCGAAGAGGTCAAGGCTGCAACCCTTGGCTGGCTCTCTCATAGCCAATATCTGCTGTTCAATGAAATCGAGGCGACAAGCCTCTCCGGAATCAGCGATCCGCAGAAGGCTGCGCACTGGCTGCTGGACCATATGCCCGAGGGCGGCACCGTCATCATCAAGCGAGGGGGCAAGGGCGCCTTGCTGGTGCGGACAGATTGCAGCTTGTCCTGCCCGGCACCGAAGGTGGAACTGATCGACAGCATTGGTGCGGGCGATGTGTTCAATGCGGCCTTTTTCGCGGCGCGCACCAAAGGCGCACAATGGCAGGAAGCCATGCAGGCCGCCGTGGCAACCGCATCGCTTGCCATTTCAACCCATCCCAGACGCTATCGTGAAACCAACGAGGGGGAGACGATCCATGAGTTCGCTTGA
- a CDS encoding iron chelate uptake ABC transporter family permease subunit produces the protein MKGWVIALGILTVGIIASLFVGVIDLDAGSFLQSGEGLDLLVVSRIPRTLAVLLTGASLAVAGIIMQMIVANRFVEPMTAGSGSTAALGILLITFLAPEASIALKMAAACIISLLGMMAFLAMVRRLPSHQPLLVPLVGLAYGGVVSALVTFIAFQMDLLQYLETWFNGEFSGILQGRYELLWLAGILMLLAYFVADQFAILGLGQNVSINLGLNYHQIVRLGLIIVSLISAVTVVTVGVIPFVGLVVPNIVSRWLGDNLRRTLPVTAMMGGGLVLLSDLIGRIVRHPFEIPAATIFGFLGASLFLWLLYFPPRQPGTRPEAPHAHQEKKA, from the coding sequence ATCAAAGGATGGGTCATTGCACTTGGCATCCTGACAGTCGGCATCATAGCCAGCCTGTTTGTCGGCGTCATAGATCTCGATGCTGGCAGTTTCCTGCAATCGGGTGAAGGGCTGGACCTGTTGGTGGTCAGCCGCATTCCGCGCACGCTGGCGGTTCTTCTGACCGGAGCGTCGCTGGCGGTCGCCGGTATCATCATGCAGATGATTGTTGCCAACCGCTTTGTCGAACCGATGACGGCGGGCTCCGGCTCCACTGCGGCACTGGGCATATTGCTGATCACATTTCTCGCGCCGGAAGCCTCCATCGCCCTCAAGATGGCCGCCGCCTGCATCATCTCCCTGCTGGGCATGATGGCCTTTCTTGCCATGGTGCGCCGGTTGCCCAGCCATCAGCCCTTGCTTGTTCCTCTGGTCGGGCTGGCCTATGGCGGCGTTGTCAGCGCACTGGTCACTTTCATCGCCTTCCAGATGGATCTGCTGCAATATCTGGAGACATGGTTCAACGGCGAATTTTCCGGCATTCTGCAAGGCCGGTATGAGTTGCTGTGGCTGGCCGGAATCCTGATGCTGCTTGCCTATTTCGTCGCCGATCAATTTGCCATTCTTGGCCTGGGGCAGAATGTCAGCATCAATCTGGGCCTCAATTATCATCAGATTGTCCGTCTGGGCCTGATCATCGTTTCGCTGATTTCTGCGGTGACGGTGGTCACTGTTGGAGTCATTCCCTTTGTCGGTCTGGTCGTGCCCAATATCGTCAGCCGCTGGCTGGGCGACAATCTGCGCCGAACCCTGCCGGTCACCGCGATGATGGGAGGCGGGCTGGTTCTGCTTTCCGACCTGATCGGGCGGATCGTCAGGCATCCTTTTGAAATACCGGCAGCGACCATTTTCGGCTTTCTCGGGGCCAGTCTGTTTCTCTGGCTGCTTTATTTTCCGCCACGCCAGCCCGGCACCCGGCCTGAAGCTCCCCATGCCCATCAGGAGAAGAAGGCCTGA
- a CDS encoding iron chelate uptake ABC transporter family permease subunit, protein MTISRRMLLSLMLFLVCSVGFLTLNARGSWDFVLWFRGTKLIGICLVAFSIAVSTVLFQTLTHNRILTPSLMGFDSLYALLQTLLVFTLGGLGFAQLPAQLSFFSSFVIMMVASLALFGTLLGQSRQARGEDMHRLLLTGIIFGVLFRSVTSFLQRLIDPNDFVVAATSSMASFNAIDGDLLLISSVIMLAGFLGAWYLRFDLDIMALGRDVSINLGVDYKRRLYLTLIVIAALVSVSTALVGPVAFFGLLVSNLTYHLFPTHRHAILLPASSLLSACILIGGQTILEQLLNFATPLSVIVEFLGGATFLLLILKGKSR, encoded by the coding sequence ATGACGATCTCAAGACGCATGCTCCTGTCCCTTATGCTGTTCCTTGTCTGCTCGGTCGGCTTTCTGACCCTGAATGCCAGAGGCAGCTGGGATTTCGTTCTGTGGTTTCGCGGTACAAAGCTTATCGGCATCTGCCTTGTTGCCTTCTCGATTGCGGTCTCAACCGTGCTGTTTCAGACATTGACCCACAACCGCATTCTGACCCCGTCGCTGATGGGCTTTGACTCGCTCTATGCGCTGTTGCAGACCCTGCTGGTTTTCACTCTGGGCGGGCTCGGTTTTGCGCAATTGCCAGCCCAGCTTTCCTTCTTCTCCTCCTTCGTCATCATGATGGTCGCCTCGCTGGCGCTGTTTGGCACGCTGCTGGGGCAATCCCGGCAGGCAAGAGGGGAAGACATGCACCGGCTTCTGCTGACCGGCATCATTTTCGGCGTCCTCTTCCGCTCGGTGACGTCCTTTCTGCAAAGGCTGATCGATCCGAATGATTTCGTGGTAGCGGCAACCTCTTCCATGGCCAGCTTCAATGCCATTGATGGCGATTTGCTGCTGATCAGCAGCGTCATCATGCTGGCGGGCTTCTTGGGGGCGTGGTATCTGCGCTTTGATCTGGACATCATGGCGCTGGGGCGGGATGTCTCGATCAATCTGGGCGTGGATTACAAACGGCGGCTCTATCTGACGCTGATTGTCATCGCGGCGCTGGTATCCGTTTCCACCGCTCTGGTCGGACCGGTTGCCTTTTTCGGGCTGCTGGTCAGCAACCTGACCTATCATCTCTTTCCGACCCATCGGCATGCGATATTGCTGCCGGCATCCTCGCTGCTTTCGGCCTGCATTCTGATTGGCGGACAGACCATCCTCGAGCAACTTCTCAATTTTGCGACCCCGCTCAGTGTGATCGTTGAATTTCTGGGAGGCGCAACCTTCCTGCTGTTGATCCTGAAAGGAAAGAGCCGATGA
- a CDS encoding siderophore ABC transporter substrate-binding protein: MLARPSCLALAFGALIALGSVQSQAAEVEISTARDAAQFANSPQHVVVMDVAALDTIDALGIVPVGVPDKLFVSYLDHLTGKAEGVGSLFEPNFEAINALQPDLVVVGGRSSAQYDQMSKLVPTIDMTIPGTDIVAQARVRLEDYGKLFGKEQKASELEAAFDAKLAEAKTAVAGKGNGLIILTNGPKISAYGATGRFGWLHEAIGLPEAVTSIEEATHGEAISFEFIRDADPDWLLVVDRSAAIGASGASAQATLDNALVHETKAWKNKQIVYLDAANIYIASGGIQSMSHTLDEVIAAFSKADPS; encoded by the coding sequence ATGTTAGCACGACCGTCTTGTCTTGCTCTGGCCTTTGGTGCGTTGATCGCATTGGGGTCTGTTCAGTCGCAAGCCGCCGAGGTGGAAATCTCCACGGCACGGGATGCAGCGCAATTTGCCAATAGCCCACAGCATGTCGTCGTCATGGATGTTGCGGCTCTGGATACAATTGATGCGCTCGGCATTGTGCCGGTGGGCGTACCCGACAAGCTGTTCGTGTCCTATCTTGATCACCTCACGGGCAAGGCCGAAGGGGTCGGAAGCCTGTTTGAGCCCAATTTCGAGGCAATCAATGCACTGCAGCCGGATCTGGTGGTCGTCGGGGGCAGATCGTCCGCGCAATATGACCAGATGTCAAAGCTGGTACCGACCATCGACATGACCATTCCGGGCACCGATATCGTCGCGCAGGCCAGAGTCCGACTGGAAGACTATGGCAAACTGTTTGGCAAGGAGCAGAAGGCGAGCGAGCTGGAAGCAGCTTTTGACGCCAAGCTCGCCGAAGCCAAGACGGCCGTTGCTGGCAAGGGCAACGGTCTGATCATCCTGACCAATGGCCCCAAGATCTCCGCCTATGGTGCGACGGGCCGTTTTGGCTGGCTGCATGAGGCAATCGGTCTGCCAGAAGCGGTGACCTCGATTGAGGAAGCAACCCACGGCGAAGCCATTTCCTTCGAATTCATCCGCGATGCCGATCCGGACTGGCTGCTGGTGGTCGACAGATCGGCAGCCATCGGGGCAAGCGGGGCCTCGGCTCAGGCCACGCTTGACAATGCGCTCGTGCATGAAACCAAGGCCTGGAAAAATAAGCAGATCGTGTATCTCGATGCCGCCAATATCTATATCGCGAGCGGCGGTATCCAGTCGATGAGCCACACGCTTGACGAGGTGATTGCCGCATTCAGCAAGGCAGATCCTTCCTGA
- a CDS encoding aminotransferase, with translation MNKKPETEAQLAIYDEMARQLNDSRASIEGAGEAAEKIAASLRQTGRLLLLGMGGSHAVGRALEPLYRASGIDAIALPLSEQLGQPLPLAGRTIIVTSQSGESAEVLRWFRDCAPKDHVFGLTMEPNSSLAGLAPSLVGAGGSEIPFAATRSLTVSAALHAAVLGALGQDLGDLFAILEGTGVARIDEAVAALAKVHTVVTSSRQLQGVAEAIALGLTELSRLPCFSLEGGQLRHGPVEMLGETVGVVLFRAADETCDLVTGLAEFVAETPSPLVVFDASGKEPIKGAISVPCHPAKGLAAIFSLLPAAQRFMVDFAASRVDNVGTPLRCTKVTRVE, from the coding sequence ATGAACAAGAAACCAGAAACCGAGGCTCAATTGGCCATCTATGACGAAATGGCCAGACAATTGAACGACAGCCGGGCCTCTATCGAAGGGGCGGGGGAAGCGGCAGAAAAGATCGCCGCGTCCTTGCGCCAGACCGGACGCCTGCTGCTGTTGGGCATGGGCGGTTCCCATGCTGTGGGGCGGGCTCTGGAGCCGCTTTATCGGGCCAGTGGCATTGATGCCATTGCCCTGCCGCTGTCCGAACAGCTCGGGCAGCCACTGCCTCTTGCTGGGCGCACCATTATCGTCACATCCCAATCGGGGGAAAGCGCCGAAGTGCTGCGCTGGTTCAGGGATTGCGCCCCCAAAGATCATGTCTTCGGGCTAACCATGGAGCCCAATTCCTCACTTGCTGGCCTTGCTCCAAGCCTTGTGGGGGCGGGAGGCTCGGAGATTCCCTTTGCGGCCACCCGCAGCCTGACGGTCTCGGCGGCCCTGCATGCCGCCGTTCTGGGTGCACTGGGGCAGGATCTGGGCGATCTGTTTGCCATTCTGGAAGGCACTGGCGTTGCCCGTATCGATGAAGCCGTTGCCGCTCTGGCCAAGGTGCATACGGTGGTGACCTCATCGAGACAATTGCAGGGCGTTGCCGAGGCGATTGCGCTCGGATTGACCGAATTGTCGCGGCTGCCCTGCTTCAGTCTGGAAGGCGGGCAATTGCGCCATGGCCCGGTGGAAATGCTGGGTGAGACTGTTGGAGTGGTTCTGTTCCGGGCCGCCGATGAGACATGCGATCTGGTGACAGGGCTGGCCGAGTTTGTCGCAGAAACCCCTTCCCCGCTGGTGGTTTTTGATGCGTCAGGCAAGGAGCCGATCAAGGGCGCCATTTCGGTGCCCTGTCACCCTGCCAAGGGGCTGGCGGCGATTTTCTCGCTGTTGCCAGCTGCACAGCGTTTCATGGTCGATTTTGCCGCCTCGCGTGTTGACAATGTCGGCACCCCCTTGCGTTGCACCAAGGTAACCAGAGTTGAATGA
- a CDS encoding AraC family transcriptional regulator yields the protein MAETHIFPTFARLAYLDGKPRHHTDTLTEMLAPCFQLLLFLEGGQKFYLDDVLFDIHAGHGDRIQPQIALIQRDRPCMLRSLPNCGDSILRKVKLSLPANWLQSMAEGEEGHVFKQFQSGHISSYLWQANSEMVKLGEAIINPPSHYKEAQLSQGLELYRLAKAMELLSLACMDMSNRLNQKDSVEKIHTYSQAERIRNYVVENLHEDLTIETLSRETGTSKRSIQRNFKHHFGITVSDFIRKQRLEKARQAIERQGMTIAQAAFLAGYNSQSSFTSAFKQTYGSTPKNWLRKAPMQRSRF from the coding sequence ATGGCAGAAACACATATATTTCCAACCTTCGCCAGACTTGCATATCTGGATGGAAAGCCACGGCACCATACCGACACCCTGACCGAGATGCTCGCGCCCTGCTTCCAATTGCTGCTCTTTCTGGAAGGTGGCCAGAAATTCTATCTTGATGATGTGCTGTTTGACATCCATGCCGGACATGGAGACAGGATCCAGCCGCAGATCGCGCTCATTCAGCGCGACCGGCCCTGCATGTTGCGCAGCCTTCCCAATTGTGGCGACAGCATATTGCGCAAGGTCAAGCTCTCATTACCCGCCAATTGGCTGCAAAGCATGGCTGAAGGCGAAGAGGGGCATGTCTTCAAGCAATTCCAGTCAGGGCATATCAGCAGCTATCTCTGGCAGGCCAATAGCGAAATGGTGAAGCTGGGTGAGGCGATCATCAATCCACCGAGCCATTACAAAGAGGCGCAATTGTCGCAAGGCCTTGAGCTTTACCGGCTTGCCAAGGCGATGGAGCTTCTCTCGCTGGCTTGCATGGACATGTCAAACAGGCTCAATCAGAAAGACAGCGTCGAAAAAATTCATACCTACAGTCAGGCCGAGCGGATCCGCAATTATGTGGTCGAGAATCTGCATGAGGATCTGACCATCGAAACCCTGTCGCGCGAAACCGGCACCAGCAAGCGCTCGATCCAGAGAAATTTCAAACATCACTTTGGCATCACGGTTTCCGATTTCATCCGCAAGCAACGTTTGGAGAAGGCACGGCAGGCCATTGAACGGCAAGGCATGACAATCGCTCAGGCCGCCTTTCTGGCCGGATATAACAGCCAGTCAAGCTTTACCAGCGCCTTCAAGCAGACCTATGGCTCAACGCCGAAAAACTGGCTCAGAAAAGCCCCCATGCAAAGAAGCCGCTTCTAG
- a CDS encoding TonB-dependent receptor gives MSGLTGPGILFASLLASTALAKAQELPEDDMLSAIVVTAAGSETDVINAPATVSVVTAEEIEKLPAQDARELLEAVPGITFNYSGNLKKVQIRGLSERYTLFLIDGKRVNSDPNVFRGNDYDSGWVPVEAIERIEVVRGAMSSLYGSDAIGGVVNIITKKAQNEWHGSLTTEVTVQENRKSGDYGRGSFSLSGPLVKDKLFLKTFGSYDVRAADDDDINPGLQSNGSNLPGFLESDDKFIDGTATWLVNDSHEMDFNLGFSSRKEDQTTLERKSVGVTHRGEYDFGSSEIKVYGDQIHNDYGHGNTSGTMQPNTAYNFNADGKVNTEVEMIVPHKLTVGAAYKYQEIDDEFVLTGSGGSQSSVWQAAIFAEDQAMITDRFEMTFGTRFDNHEKFGWNLSPRVYGVYNLTDEFTLKGGWSSSFKAPTLLENSTNWYQISCGGSCYMVGSDDLDPEIGSSFEAGVSYDKDLFSVGLTGFHNQIKDMIPYPPARTSDPVAALSYANYIGLAADGNPMFSYENIDEARTMGIEASLSLRPRDDLTITANYTYLDAKAMSGVKRPLAYQPEHTVNVGVDWQATEHLTLSAKGNYTGDQYTYVPTDGNMSNASKVDGYFTADVTGTYDVNDNFTLKAGVLNIADKQIYRDVSDDFNVDGRRYYFSANMRF, from the coding sequence TTGAGCGGGTTGACCGGCCCGGGAATTCTCTTTGCCTCACTGCTTGCCAGTACCGCTTTGGCCAAGGCGCAGGAATTGCCGGAAGATGACATGCTCAGCGCCATCGTGGTAACCGCCGCCGGGTCCGAGACCGATGTGATCAATGCACCCGCCACGGTCAGCGTCGTGACGGCGGAGGAAATCGAAAAGCTGCCGGCACAGGATGCCCGCGAACTGCTCGAGGCCGTCCCCGGCATCACCTTCAACTATTCGGGCAACCTCAAAAAGGTTCAGATCCGGGGCCTCAGCGAGCGCTATACGCTGTTTCTGATCGATGGCAAACGGGTCAATTCCGATCCCAACGTCTTCAGGGGCAATGACTATGATTCCGGCTGGGTTCCCGTCGAGGCGATCGAACGGATCGAGGTCGTGCGCGGCGCCATGTCCTCGCTCTATGGATCGGATGCGATTGGCGGCGTGGTCAACATCATCACCAAGAAGGCCCAGAATGAATGGCATGGCTCGCTGACAACCGAGGTGACCGTGCAGGAAAACCGGAAATCGGGCGATTATGGTCGCGGCTCCTTCTCGCTGTCCGGCCCGCTTGTCAAGGACAAGCTGTTCCTGAAAACCTTCGGCAGCTATGACGTTCGGGCGGCCGATGATGATGACATCAATCCGGGGCTTCAGAGCAATGGCTCAAACCTGCCGGGCTTCTTGGAAAGCGATGACAAATTCATTGATGGCACCGCAACTTGGCTCGTCAATGACAGCCATGAGATGGATTTCAATCTCGGCTTTTCCAGCCGCAAGGAAGACCAGACGACACTCGAGCGCAAGTCAGTCGGCGTGACCCATCGCGGCGAGTATGATTTCGGTTCCTCCGAGATCAAGGTCTATGGCGACCAGATCCACAATGATTATGGCCATGGCAACACATCCGGCACCATGCAGCCCAACACGGCCTATAATTTCAACGCCGACGGCAAGGTCAATACCGAGGTCGAAATGATCGTGCCGCACAAGCTGACGGTTGGCGCGGCTTATAAATATCAGGAAATCGACGATGAATTCGTTCTGACAGGCAGCGGCGGATCACAATCCTCGGTCTGGCAGGCGGCGATTTTTGCCGAAGATCAGGCGATGATCACCGACCGGTTCGAGATGACCTTCGGGACGCGCTTTGACAATCACGAAAAATTTGGCTGGAATCTCAGCCCGCGCGTTTATGGTGTCTATAATCTGACGGATGAATTCACCCTCAAGGGTGGCTGGTCCTCCTCCTTCAAGGCCCCGACCCTGCTTGAGAACAGCACCAACTGGTATCAGATCTCCTGTGGCGGCAGCTGCTACATGGTGGGCAGTGACGATCTCGACCCCGAGATCGGTTCGAGCTTTGAGGCCGGAGTGTCCTATGACAAGGATCTCTTCTCCGTCGGCCTGACCGGCTTTCACAATCAGATCAAGGACATGATCCCCTATCCTCCGGCGCGGACATCCGATCCGGTTGCTGCCCTGAGTTATGCCAACTATATCGGCCTTGCTGCCGATGGCAATCCGATGTTCAGTTACGAGAATATCGATGAGGCACGCACGATGGGTATCGAGGCCAGCTTGTCGCTGCGGCCTCGTGATGATCTGACGATCACGGCGAACTATACCTATCTCGACGCCAAGGCCATGAGCGGGGTCAAGCGGCCCCTTGCCTATCAGCCCGAGCATACGGTCAATGTCGGCGTCGACTGGCAGGCAACCGAGCATCTGACATTGAGTGCCAAGGGCAACTATACCGGCGATCAATATACCTATGTTCCGACCGACGGCAACATGAGCAATGCCTCCAAGGTGGATGGCTATTTCACCGCCGATGTGACAGGCACCTATGATGTGAACGACAATTTCACACTCAAGGCCGGTGTTCTCAATATCGCCGACAAGCAGATCTATCGGGATGTCTCCGATGATTTCAACGTCGACGGGCGCAGATATTATTTCTCCGCCAACATGCGCTTCTAA